A window from Hymenobacter volaticus encodes these proteins:
- a CDS encoding chemotaxis protein CheB — MKPSYIIVIGTSAGGMPALTQLVAQLPATLPAAVLVVQHLAPNSSGEHLVSRLSQHTQLRCHLATHQELVEAGHLYLAPADRHLLVKDGRLMVTKGPHENSYRPAVDALFRAAAVNYGPAVIGVILTGMLHDGTAGLDFIKRCGGQAVVQDPDDAEFPSMPYTALRSVEVDYVVPLSHIGALLQELTSQTLPPPKPIPDDLKAEAAIAERVVGSTEDIDKFGEQVPLTCPDCGGALWKLEQGNVLRFRCHTGHAFTADALFESSRHALEETLWVALRMMEERKNLLSSMATRGEGQWSVQQEERLDEIKSHINRLREFLLNGSTGATKASDQKQA, encoded by the coding sequence GTGAAACCGTCTTACATAATAGTTATCGGCACTTCGGCTGGAGGCATGCCGGCTCTTACTCAACTGGTAGCGCAACTACCTGCCACCCTACCCGCTGCCGTGTTGGTGGTACAGCATTTGGCGCCCAACTCGTCGGGCGAGCACCTTGTGTCGCGCCTTAGTCAGCACACCCAGCTGCGCTGCCACTTGGCCACTCACCAGGAGCTTGTCGAGGCTGGGCACTTGTACCTGGCGCCCGCCGACCGGCATCTGCTGGTCAAAGACGGCCGGCTGATGGTAACCAAAGGCCCGCACGAAAACAGTTATCGGCCCGCGGTGGATGCCCTCTTCCGGGCGGCGGCGGTAAACTACGGCCCGGCCGTTATTGGCGTAATCCTTACGGGCATGCTGCACGATGGCACTGCTGGCCTCGATTTTATTAAGCGCTGCGGGGGGCAAGCTGTGGTGCAGGACCCCGACGATGCCGAGTTTCCTAGCATGCCTTATACAGCGCTTCGTTCCGTCGAGGTCGACTACGTAGTGCCCCTCTCTCATATAGGAGCCCTTTTGCAGGAGTTGACGAGTCAAACCTTGCCGCCTCCAAAACCAATTCCTGACGATCTAAAAGCGGAGGCCGCCATTGCGGAACGAGTTGTGGGAAGCACAGAAGACATCGATAAATTCGGCGAACAAGTACCGCTGACCTGCCCTGATTGTGGCGGAGCACTCTGGAAGCTGGAACAAGGCAACGTGCTGCGGTTCCGCTGCCACACCGGTCACGCCTTCACCGCCGACGCGCTGTTTGAGAGTTCCAGACACGCGCTAGAAGAAACCTTGTGGGTGGCGCTGCGCATGATGGAAGAGCGCAAAAATTTGCTTAGCAGTATGGCTACCCGGGGTGAGGGGCAGTGGAGCGTGCAGCAGGAAGAACGCCTCGACGAAATAAAAAGCCACATCAACCGCCTCCGGGAATTTCTGCTCAACGGCAGTACAGGTGCCACCAAGGCGTCGGATCAAAAGCAAGCGTAG
- a CDS encoding KGG domain-containing protein gives MATTSQNASSSRAKSTAAPKTGNPRGFAAMDPATQRRIASEGGKASHESGRGHQWTPEEARAAGRKGGQASRTNRASTNS, from the coding sequence ATGGCTACTACCTCTCAAAACGCATCATCGAGCCGCGCTAAGTCCACTGCAGCACCTAAGACTGGTAATCCACGCGGCTTTGCAGCCATGGACCCAGCTACGCAGCGTCGTATTGCTAGCGAAGGCGGCAAAGCTTCCCACGAGAGTGGCCGGGGCCACCAGTGGACGCCCGAAGAGGCGCGCGCTGCGGGCCGTAAGGGTGGCCAAGCCAGCCGTACGAATCGGGCTTCAACCAACAGCTAA
- a CDS encoding CheR family methyltransferase: MKKRDVQSGSPLDAALPATTTSQPTGGPGIEIQPGPDQVGFNVARNSINFPVVCLGGSAGSLSALEVVLRAIPESSGLAYVVVTHQMPTPQTELPQVLQRFTNVPVVEVTDGLKVRPNHVYVIPPAKDMSLMQGVLHLLEPTQPPGRRLPIDYFLQSLAKDVRQRAICVILSGMGSDGSIGLKMIMENFGMVMVQDPDTAQYDSMPRAAIATEFVDFIVPAVSMVPQILAYVQQPTAGRSLRALSASANVSPSLPGHALQKIFVLIRNQTGHDFSYYKRNTVFRRIERRMNSHQIKEFTRYVRYLQENPVEVEQLFKELLIGVTKFFRDPEAYGALKRHLVPLLRKQEPGTTIRVWAPGCSTGEEAYSLAMTLLECIEAEPDRNLRFQLFATDINSESIDYARVGIYPANIAADVSPERLRRFFNKVDNSYQIRKDVRDSMVFALHNISRDAPFTRLDLLCCRNLLIYLSSELQKSLIPVFHYALNPDGILFLGPSENLTGFQDLFTPLDVKWKISRANETASQLVRLANFPLSTSRQQATASTASSNMVPSAAPRRDNTFAALIQRLLLASYSPPAVVINPKGEILFVNGRTGKYLEPAPGLSGLNIFDMARQELHFEINDAVHRATQQRQDVVTENVKVKTEAGFQLLRLTVKYLQEPVQLAGLLLVVFEDTATPQRVRRGKLSANSDHDTQITALEKELQYTRHRLQTTIEEMESSLEELKSTNEELQSANEELQSTNEEAMTNKEEMQSLNEELMTLNMQYLHKTEELSQAANDMKNLLDATEIATIFIDNEMIIKRFTPPVGRIIPLLATDVGRPITHFANNLRYERLIADVEQVLDRLVGVEASIQTTTGDWYSMRILPYRTLDNYINGAVITFTDITRLKKLEDQMEYSRRFAESIVETVREPLLVLDGELRVLTVSQAFASTFGVRSATIKGQSLGVLSNGVWNQPSLLGHLRGLLDSEIAFDDLTLDAIFPGVGQRSVTLYGRRILSEGRYTAHILLGVQAIEPHTT, translated from the coding sequence ATGAAAAAAAGAGACGTGCAGTCAGGTTCTCCTTTGGATGCTGCACTACCCGCTACCACTACCTCACAACCCACCGGTGGGCCTGGCATCGAAATCCAACCCGGCCCCGACCAAGTCGGCTTCAATGTAGCCCGCAACTCCATCAACTTTCCTGTGGTGTGTCTGGGCGGGTCGGCGGGCTCGTTGAGCGCGCTGGAAGTGGTTCTGCGCGCCATCCCCGAAAGCAGCGGCTTGGCCTACGTGGTGGTCACCCACCAGATGCCCACTCCCCAAACCGAGCTGCCGCAGGTGCTTCAGCGCTTCACCAATGTGCCAGTAGTGGAAGTAACCGACGGGTTGAAAGTGCGTCCCAACCACGTGTATGTAATTCCGCCGGCCAAAGACATGTCGCTGATGCAGGGCGTGCTGCACCTGCTCGAGCCTACCCAGCCGCCGGGTCGCCGCTTGCCCATCGACTACTTTCTGCAAAGCCTAGCCAAGGACGTCCGTCAGCGGGCCATCTGCGTCATTCTTTCGGGCATGGGTTCCGATGGCAGCATTGGGCTGAAGATGATTATGGAAAACTTCGGCATGGTGATGGTGCAGGACCCCGATACGGCACAGTACGATTCCATGCCGCGCGCAGCCATTGCCACCGAGTTCGTTGACTTTATTGTGCCTGCCGTCAGTATGGTGCCCCAGATACTGGCGTACGTGCAGCAACCCACGGCGGGCCGCTCGCTACGGGCCCTCTCGGCGTCGGCCAATGTCTCGCCTTCGCTACCGGGGCATGCCTTGCAGAAGATCTTTGTTCTGATCCGTAACCAAACCGGCCACGACTTCTCATACTACAAGCGCAACACCGTGTTCCGGCGCATCGAGCGGCGCATGAACAGCCACCAGATCAAGGAGTTTACGCGCTACGTGCGCTACCTGCAAGAGAATCCGGTGGAGGTCGAGCAATTATTTAAGGAGCTCCTGATAGGCGTAACCAAGTTCTTCCGCGACCCCGAGGCCTACGGGGCGCTCAAGCGGCACTTGGTGCCGCTCCTCCGCAAGCAGGAGCCGGGTACTACCATTCGAGTGTGGGCTCCGGGCTGCTCTACCGGCGAAGAAGCCTATTCACTGGCCATGACCTTGTTGGAGTGCATAGAGGCCGAACCCGACCGCAACCTTCGCTTTCAGTTGTTCGCCACCGACATCAATTCCGAAAGCATCGACTACGCCCGGGTGGGCATCTATCCCGCCAACATTGCGGCCGACGTAAGCCCCGAGCGGCTGCGTCGCTTCTTCAACAAAGTCGACAATTCCTACCAGATTCGGAAAGACGTGCGCGATTCCATGGTGTTTGCCTTGCACAACATCAGCCGCGACGCTCCCTTCACGCGCCTCGACTTGCTATGCTGCCGCAACCTGCTGATTTACTTGTCGTCCGAGTTGCAAAAGAGCTTGATTCCGGTCTTTCACTACGCCCTCAATCCCGACGGTATTCTGTTTCTGGGTCCTTCCGAAAACCTGACGGGCTTCCAGGATTTGTTTACGCCTTTGGATGTGAAGTGGAAGATTTCCAGAGCCAACGAAACAGCCTCGCAACTAGTGCGGCTGGCTAATTTTCCTCTTTCCACTTCGCGGCAGCAAGCCACAGCTTCCACTGCTTCCAGCAACATGGTACCCTCTGCCGCTCCCCGCCGCGACAATACGTTTGCCGCGCTTATCCAACGTCTGCTGCTTGCCTCTTACTCCCCGCCGGCCGTGGTCATCAACCCCAAGGGCGAGATTCTGTTTGTGAATGGCCGCACCGGCAAGTATCTGGAACCCGCGCCTGGACTGAGTGGCCTCAATATTTTCGATATGGCCCGCCAGGAGCTGCACTTCGAAATCAACGACGCCGTGCACCGGGCCACGCAGCAGCGGCAGGATGTTGTGACTGAAAACGTGAAAGTGAAAACCGAAGCCGGGTTTCAGTTGCTGCGCCTCACGGTGAAATACTTGCAGGAGCCGGTGCAGCTGGCGGGCTTGTTGTTGGTGGTCTTTGAAGATACCGCCACCCCGCAGCGGGTGCGGCGCGGCAAGCTCAGCGCCAACTCCGACCACGATACGCAGATTACGGCCCTCGAAAAAGAGCTGCAATACACCCGCCACCGGCTGCAAACCACCATCGAGGAAATGGAAAGCAGCCTGGAGGAGCTCAAAAGCACCAACGAAGAACTGCAAAGTGCCAACGAGGAGCTGCAAAGCACCAACGAGGAGGCCATGACCAACAAAGAGGAAATGCAGAGCCTCAACGAGGAGCTGATGACCCTCAACATGCAGTATCTGCACAAAACCGAGGAACTGAGCCAGGCTGCCAACGACATGAAGAACCTGCTCGATGCCACCGAAATAGCCACCATTTTCATCGACAATGAAATGATCATTAAGCGCTTCACCCCGCCGGTGGGGCGCATTATTCCGCTCTTAGCCACCGATGTGGGGCGCCCCATCACGCACTTTGCCAACAATCTGCGCTATGAGCGGCTGATAGCCGACGTGGAGCAGGTGCTGGACCGGCTAGTGGGCGTGGAAGCCTCTATCCAAACCACCACCGGCGACTGGTACTCTATGCGCATCTTGCCCTACCGTACCCTCGACAACTATATCAACGGCGCCGTCATCACCTTCACCGACATTACGAGGCTCAAAAAGCTGGAAGACCAGATGGAATACAGCCGCCGCTTCGCCGAAAGCATCGTCGAGACGGTGCGCGAGCCTCTGCTGGTGCTCGACGGCGAGCTGCGGGTGCTTACGGTGAGCCAGGCTTTCGCTAGCACCTTCGGGGTACGGTCGGCTACCATCAAAGGCCAGTCCCTCGGCGTACTCAGCAACGGCGTCTGGAACCAGCCTAGCCTGCTGGGCCACTTACGCGGGCTGCTAGATTCCGAAATCGCCTTCGATGACCTGACGCTCGATGCCATCTTCCCCGGGGTGGGCCAACGCAGCGTAACCCTCTACGGGCGCCGCATCCTGAGCGAAGGCCGCTACACTGCGCACATCCTGCTGGGCGTCCAGGCTATAGAACCGCACACAACCTAG